A window of Methanobacterium formicicum DSM 3637 contains these coding sequences:
- a CDS encoding RNase J family beta-CASP ribonuclease, protein MSVEVIAIGGYEEVGKNMSAVKVGDDVVIFDMGINLDRIHIHEDTDIARMHSLDLIERGVIPDDTLMKDVDGKVRAIVFSHGHLDHIGAVAKLAHRYDAPLIGTPYTLALVENSIKQERKFEVSNPLQVLNSGEKMQLSPDITLEFVHTTHSIPQAVTPVLHTSEGIIVYANDYKFDNHMMLSPPPDYERLRQLGRQGVLALIVETTRMTETKQEKTHSEKVARIVLEDIMKDILPAPEGLLVTTFSSHIERIQAICNIAQESDRKILLLGRSMERFGSIAEKMGILKLPSGTSIFGSPKSVNRALARAEENRSDYILVTTGHQGEPDALLPRIASGRTHFNVAPGDNVVISAPIIPNPTNAANRNLMERRLKGNGARIYTNAHVSGHAGREDHRDFIRMLQPEHIIPSHGDLEMLAAYTELAEEEGYKMGNDIHVLRNGQAQVFNGGL, encoded by the coding sequence ATGAGTGTGGAAGTTATCGCCATAGGCGGATACGAAGAAGTGGGCAAAAACATGTCCGCAGTTAAAGTGGGGGATGATGTGGTTATATTCGACATGGGAATCAACCTGGATCGAATTCACATACACGAAGACACAGACATTGCCCGTATGCACAGTCTGGACCTGATTGAAAGGGGAGTCATCCCTGATGACACCCTGATGAAAGATGTGGATGGGAAGGTCAGGGCCATAGTATTCAGCCACGGGCACCTGGACCACATTGGAGCAGTGGCCAAACTGGCCCACCGCTACGATGCACCCCTCATTGGAACACCCTACACCCTGGCACTGGTGGAAAACAGTATAAAACAGGAAAGAAAATTCGAGGTTTCCAATCCACTCCAGGTTCTAAACTCCGGAGAGAAAATGCAACTATCCCCGGACATCACCCTGGAATTTGTGCACACCACCCACAGTATACCACAGGCTGTGACCCCGGTACTGCACACCTCAGAGGGTATCATTGTCTATGCCAATGATTACAAATTCGACAACCACATGATGCTCAGCCCACCACCGGATTATGAACGCCTAAGGCAACTGGGAAGGCAGGGAGTTCTGGCATTGATTGTGGAAACTACCAGGATGACCGAGACCAAGCAGGAAAAAACCCACTCTGAGAAAGTGGCCAGAATAGTCCTGGAAGATATAATGAAGGATATCTTACCTGCACCGGAAGGTTTACTGGTTACCACCTTCAGCAGTCATATTGAACGTATCCAGGCTATATGTAACATTGCCCAGGAAAGTGACCGGAAAATCTTACTCCTGGGAAGATCAATGGAACGCTTCGGGAGCATAGCTGAAAAGATGGGAATCCTAAAACTCCCCTCCGGTACAAGTATATTCGGCAGCCCCAAATCAGTTAACCGGGCACTGGCCCGTGCTGAGGAGAACCGTTCCGATTACATACTGGTAACCACCGGACACCAGGGAGAACCCGACGCACTACTACCCAGAATAGCCAGTGGAAGAACCCACTTCAACGTGGCACCCGGTGATAATGTAGTTATCAGTGCACCAATCATACCCAACCCCACCAACGCCGCCAACCGAAACCTCATGGAGCGACGTTTAAAAGGTAACGGGGCACGAATTTATACCAACGCGCATGTATCTGGACACGCCGGTCGAGAAGACCATCGTGACTTCATACGCATGCTGCAACCCGAACACATCATACCATCCCACGGTGACCTGGAAATGCTGGCTGCCTACACCGAGTTAGCAGAGGAAGAAGGATACAA
- the fni gene encoding type 2 isopentenyl-diphosphate Delta-isomerase has protein sequence MISDRKLEHLLLCTHSDVEYHKKTGFKDVELVHKALPEINKEEIDLSTSLLGKKMDAPIIITAITGGHPSSIEVNQKLAQAAGNLNIGMGLGSQRAAVENPELTSTYTVAREAAPDALLIGNIGAPQMEQALEASQMMDLDAMAIHLNPLQEAIQPEGDVDSRGYLENIKKTTEEMKIPVIAKETGAGISGNDAKLLENVGVKAIDVAGSGGTSWAAVETYRSPDKDMGELYWDWGIPTAASTVEVSQSVQIPIISSGGIRNGLEAVKALALGADAVGMALPVLKTSYLGEGALEKFFQKFMDQIKVAMFLVGASNLKQLQKTDLVIQGKTREWLTERGYNTKIYARRSSL, from the coding sequence ATGATTTCAGATAGAAAATTAGAGCATTTGCTATTATGTACCCACAGCGATGTGGAATACCATAAAAAAACAGGATTTAAAGATGTGGAACTCGTCCACAAAGCCCTTCCTGAAATAAATAAGGAAGAAATAGATTTATCCACCTCCCTACTTGGGAAAAAAATGGATGCACCCATAATAATAACTGCCATCACAGGAGGACACCCCTCCTCAATTGAAGTAAACCAGAAACTGGCCCAGGCAGCAGGAAACCTTAACATAGGCATGGGACTGGGAAGCCAGAGAGCTGCAGTAGAAAACCCAGAACTGACATCAACCTACACAGTAGCCCGTGAAGCAGCCCCTGATGCACTGCTAATTGGTAACATAGGAGCTCCTCAAATGGAACAGGCCCTTGAAGCCAGTCAGATGATGGACCTTGATGCAATGGCTATTCACCTGAACCCATTACAGGAAGCCATCCAGCCAGAGGGAGATGTGGACAGCAGAGGATACCTGGAAAACATCAAAAAAACCACAGAAGAAATGAAAATCCCGGTAATAGCCAAAGAAACCGGTGCAGGTATCAGTGGAAACGATGCCAAACTACTGGAAAATGTGGGTGTTAAAGCCATTGATGTTGCAGGATCTGGAGGAACAAGCTGGGCAGCAGTAGAAACCTACCGCTCACCAGATAAAGATATGGGTGAACTGTACTGGGACTGGGGAATACCCACCGCAGCTAGCACAGTAGAAGTCTCCCAATCAGTCCAGATACCAATAATCTCCTCTGGAGGAATAAGAAACGGATTAGAAGCAGTTAAAGCATTGGCCTTAGGGGCCGATGCTGTGGGAATGGCATTACCAGTTCTCAAAACATCCTACCTGGGTGAAGGAGCACTGGAGAAATTCTTCCAGAAATTCATGGACCAGATCAAAGTGGCCATGTTCCTGGTAGGTGCATCAAACCTGAAACAACTGCAAAAAACGGACCTGGTAATCCAGGGAAAAACAAGAGAATGGCTCACAGAAAGGGGCTACAATACTAAAATTTATGCAAGGAGGTCATCCTTATGA
- a CDS encoding isopentenyl phosphate kinase translates to MIILKLGGSVITRKDATKPTLDPVNLDRIAQEIARSGNRKLIIIHGAGSFGHLHARKYEIGSPITTPEELERKKMGFTLTQNSVKNLNHFVCHYLLNYEIPAVAVPPSSFIITENKRIKSANLEIVEKYLEMGLVPVLYGDVVMDTDESIQMAVVSGDQLVNYLSKELQPERIILGSDVDGIYDSDPKTHSQAQLLEEVKSMEDLKFLEGARTVDVTGGMAGKLTELLELAGKGIESELINVGCEGLLESALKGEKVRGTIISKQ, encoded by the coding sequence ATGATTATCCTGAAACTGGGTGGAAGTGTAATCACCCGCAAAGACGCTACAAAACCCACCCTGGACCCGGTGAACCTGGATAGAATCGCCCAGGAAATAGCCCGGTCTGGTAACAGAAAACTTATCATAATCCACGGAGCAGGAAGCTTCGGCCACCTGCACGCCAGAAAATATGAAATAGGAAGCCCCATAACCACTCCAGAAGAACTGGAGCGTAAGAAAATGGGATTCACCCTAACCCAGAATTCGGTTAAAAATCTCAACCACTTCGTATGCCACTACCTGCTGAACTACGAAATTCCAGCAGTGGCAGTACCACCATCATCATTCATAATAACTGAAAATAAACGGATCAAATCAGCAAACCTAGAAATAGTGGAAAAATACCTGGAAATGGGATTGGTACCAGTACTATACGGAGACGTGGTCATGGATACCGATGAAAGTATCCAGATGGCAGTGGTATCCGGTGACCAGCTGGTAAACTACCTATCAAAGGAACTGCAGCCAGAGCGGATCATCCTGGGCTCAGACGTAGATGGAATATACGACAGTGACCCCAAAACACATTCCCAGGCACAACTTCTGGAGGAAGTAAAATCCATGGAAGATCTGAAATTCCTGGAGGGAGCACGAACCGTTGACGTAACCGGTGGAATGGCCGGTAAACTGACCGAACTACTGGAACTGGCAGGGAAGGGAATTGAATCAGAACTGATCAATGTTGGTTGTGAAGGATTACTGGAAAGTGCCCTAAAGGGTGAAAAAGTCAGGGGAACAATTATAAGTAAACAATAG
- the mvk gene encoding mevalonate kinase, with protein sequence MTARASAPGKAILFGEHSVVYGKPAIAVAVDKRANVTIREGNDDSIHVKIPELDVYGVIDIETGLISLENDILGQENPDTFDAGILKFIKSALFRTELGSSPDHGMDITVDLEIPIGAGLGSSAAITVATLAAAARYYHHDLSLETLALTAHQVELEVQGAASPLDTTVSTHGGFLYFTHESGGVKIKPALEMPLVVGYTSQPGNTGLLVQQVRKLCNDHPTIIKPIIGLMGNVTNHARESITHGEEERVGELMNINQGLLDALGVNTDELSRLIYHARSAGALGSKLTGAGGGGSMIAYCPGKTREVLEELQSIDNAFLVGMSRKGVTW encoded by the coding sequence ATGACAGCTAGGGCATCTGCACCAGGCAAGGCTATTCTTTTTGGAGAACACTCAGTGGTTTACGGGAAACCCGCCATTGCAGTGGCAGTTGATAAAAGAGCCAACGTAACAATCAGGGAAGGAAACGACGACAGTATACATGTTAAAATCCCAGAACTGGATGTATATGGGGTCATCGACATAGAAACTGGTTTAATAAGTCTAGAAAATGACATATTAGGTCAAGAAAACCCAGATACATTTGACGCAGGGATATTGAAATTCATTAAGAGTGCATTGTTTCGAACCGAACTTGGATCATCACCGGATCACGGTATGGACATAACAGTGGATCTGGAAATACCCATAGGAGCAGGGCTGGGATCATCAGCAGCCATCACCGTTGCCACCCTGGCCGCAGCTGCACGTTATTACCATCATGACCTATCCCTGGAAACCCTGGCACTCACAGCCCACCAGGTAGAGTTAGAAGTTCAGGGAGCAGCAAGCCCACTGGACACCACCGTATCAACCCACGGTGGATTTTTATACTTCACTCATGAAAGTGGAGGCGTGAAAATAAAACCCGCCCTGGAAATGCCACTGGTAGTGGGTTACACCAGCCAACCCGGTAACACCGGTCTCCTGGTGCAACAGGTACGAAAACTCTGCAATGACCACCCCACCATCATAAAGCCCATTATAGGGCTCATGGGAAATGTGACCAACCATGCACGAGAATCCATCACCCATGGTGAGGAAGAACGGGTAGGAGAATTGATGAACATTAACCAGGGATTACTGGATGCACTGGGAGTCAACACCGATGAATTATCCCGATTAATCTACCATGCACGCAGTGCCGGAGCTCTAGGTTCCAAACTAACCGGGGCTGGAGGGGGAGGTAGCATGATTGCTTACTGCCCGGGGAAAACCAGAGAAGTACTGGAAGAACTCCAGTCAATTGACAATGCCTTTCTGGTTGGAATGTCACGAAAAGGGGTGACCTGGTGA
- the amrB gene encoding AmmeMemoRadiSam system protein B translates to MIRKPAVAGMFYESDEDSLKKRIKWCYQHKLGPGRLPGKIGSKRSIKGLIAPHAGYVYSGPVAACSYLELAEDGMPETVVILCPNHTGIGSGLSTMTEGSWLTPLGEVEIDGQFASELLNYYPLLDDDPSAHLNEHSCEVQLPFLQEISPDFQLVPVCMMMQDLETSRELGEAITHTAQKLKRDTVVIASTDFTHYQPHDVARAHDEEVLEAIAAMDELEMMNQIQKFNVTMCGYGPVAATIEASRGMGATEATILKYATSGDTGGDYTSVVGYASAIFK, encoded by the coding sequence ATGATAAGGAAACCTGCGGTGGCAGGGATGTTCTATGAATCAGATGAGGATTCATTGAAAAAGAGGATTAAATGGTGTTACCAGCACAAATTAGGACCTGGAAGACTTCCCGGTAAAATTGGAAGTAAACGGAGTATTAAAGGATTAATCGCTCCACACGCCGGATATGTATACTCTGGCCCAGTGGCTGCCTGTTCATACCTTGAACTGGCAGAAGATGGTATGCCTGAAACCGTAGTTATACTGTGCCCCAACCATACCGGGATAGGATCCGGACTTTCCACCATGACTGAAGGTTCATGGTTAACTCCCCTGGGAGAAGTGGAAATAGATGGTCAGTTCGCCAGTGAACTCTTGAATTATTATCCATTACTGGATGATGATCCATCCGCCCATTTAAATGAGCACAGCTGTGAAGTGCAACTACCCTTCCTGCAGGAAATCAGCCCTGATTTCCAGTTAGTACCGGTGTGTATGATGATGCAGGACCTGGAGACCTCCAGAGAACTGGGAGAAGCCATTACCCACACCGCCCAGAAACTCAAAAGGGACACTGTGGTAATTGCCAGCACAGACTTCACCCATTACCAGCCCCATGACGTGGCCAGGGCACATGACGAGGAAGTACTTGAAGCCATAGCAGCCATGGATGAACTGGAAATGATGAACCAGATACAGAAGTTCAACGTAACCATGTGTGGATACGGTCCGGTAGCAGCCACCATTGAAGCATCCCGTGGTATGGGAGCCACCGAAGCCACTATCTTAAAGTACGCAACCAGTGGTGATACTGGTGGAGACTACACCTCCGTGGTGGGATATGCATCTGCAATCTTCAAATAG
- the rpsB gene encoding 30S ribosomal protein S2 — MSELLIPLDKYLAAGLHIGTQQKTKDMERYIYRVRADGLYVLDVRKTNDRIVSAAKFLAKFNPDDILAVSTRQYGQTPVRRFGEITGAKTIPGRFIPGTLTNPNYGKFIEPEVLMVTDPRSDSQAIIEAKQIGLPVVALCDTENLLGNVDIVIPVNNKGRKAIALVYWLMARQILREREVLAPEEDLDILPSEFELKI; from the coding sequence TTGTCAGAACTACTAATTCCATTAGACAAATATTTAGCAGCAGGATTACACATAGGAACCCAACAGAAGACCAAGGACATGGAACGTTACATCTACCGTGTACGAGCAGACGGACTTTACGTCCTGGATGTGCGAAAAACCAACGATAGAATCGTATCAGCCGCAAAATTCTTGGCTAAATTCAACCCAGATGATATACTGGCAGTGTCAACCCGACAGTACGGTCAAACACCAGTACGCAGGTTCGGAGAAATCACCGGAGCAAAAACCATCCCTGGAAGGTTCATACCCGGAACATTAACCAACCCCAACTACGGAAAGTTCATAGAGCCTGAAGTACTAATGGTAACTGACCCTAGAAGTGACTCACAGGCTATAATCGAAGCAAAACAGATAGGATTACCTGTAGTAGCACTCTGTGATACAGAAAACCTTCTGGGTAACGTGGACATAGTCATACCAGTAAACAACAAAGGAAGAAAAGCAATCGCATTAGTGTACTGGTTAATGGCCCGTCAGATACTACGAGAAAGAGAAGTACTGGCTCCTGAAGAGGACCTGGATATCCTCCCATCAGAATTCGAACTCAAAATATAA
- a CDS encoding 4Fe-4S binding protein, producing the protein MVKITVDQDKCDGADCAECADVCPMEVLVLEGDKIVVKNKEDCSLCEVCMDVCPNEAVKVEEE; encoded by the coding sequence ATGGTTAAAATAACAGTAGATCAAGATAAATGTGATGGAGCAGACTGTGCAGAATGCGCAGACGTATGTCCTATGGAAGTACTTGTACTTGAAGGAGACAAAATCGTCGTAAAAAATAAGGAAGACTGCAGTTTATGCGAAGTCTGTATGGACGTATGCCCCAACGAAGCAGTTAAAGTTGAAGAAGAATAA
- the eno gene encoding phosphopyruvate hydratase yields MDSVIEDIRVRKILDSRGNPTLEVDVITWNGFGRAAAPSGASTGVREVVSFPTGGVDGIIEEVEDIISAELIGMDAEDLQEIDLVLKEIDGTPNLSAIGGNTTVAVSMAVAKAAAASYNLPLYRFLGGNMPSQIPFPLGNMINGGAHAGRNAPDIQEFLVLPVGASNITEAVFTNVAVHKRIREKIQAKDALFTGGKGDEGGWAPNLTNQEALEIQTSSCAEVSDETGVLVKPCLDMAASEFWDSDAEKYVYSKEGVKRNTGEQVDYVNDIIDTYKMFYVEDPIREGDFQGFADLTQKAGKKCLICGDDIFVTNAEILAEGIEKSAGNSIIIKPNQIGTLSDTYNTVNLARTNGYVPVVSHRSGETPDETIAHLAVAWSCPIIKTGALGGERIAKLNELIRIEEEMSNPEMADIKW; encoded by the coding sequence ATGGATAGTGTTATTGAAGACATCCGGGTTAGAAAAATTTTAGATAGCAGAGGAAACCCCACCCTGGAAGTGGATGTAATTACCTGGAACGGATTCGGAAGAGCAGCTGCACCAAGTGGAGCCAGTACCGGAGTTCGCGAAGTGGTATCATTCCCAACCGGAGGGGTGGATGGTATTATAGAAGAAGTTGAGGACATAATCTCCGCTGAACTCATCGGCATGGATGCCGAAGACCTTCAGGAGATAGATCTGGTTTTAAAGGAAATCGACGGCACACCCAACCTATCAGCAATAGGTGGTAACACCACCGTAGCTGTATCCATGGCAGTGGCCAAAGCTGCAGCAGCATCCTACAACCTGCCACTTTACAGGTTCCTAGGAGGTAACATGCCCTCCCAGATACCATTCCCACTGGGAAACATGATCAACGGAGGAGCACACGCCGGCCGTAATGCCCCTGACATTCAGGAATTCCTGGTCCTACCAGTAGGAGCCAGTAACATCACCGAAGCAGTGTTCACCAACGTTGCAGTCCACAAGAGGATAAGGGAGAAAATCCAAGCTAAGGATGCTCTATTCACCGGTGGAAAAGGAGATGAAGGAGGATGGGCACCCAACCTCACCAACCAGGAAGCACTGGAAATCCAGACCTCATCCTGTGCCGAAGTATCTGATGAAACCGGTGTACTGGTAAAACCATGCCTGGACATGGCAGCCAGTGAATTCTGGGACTCAGATGCAGAAAAATATGTTTACAGTAAAGAGGGAGTTAAAAGGAACACCGGAGAACAGGTGGACTATGTTAACGATATCATAGACACCTACAAAATGTTCTACGTGGAAGACCCCATCCGGGAAGGAGACTTCCAGGGATTCGCGGATCTCACCCAGAAAGCCGGTAAAAAGTGTTTAATCTGTGGAGATGACATCTTCGTTACCAACGCTGAAATACTGGCTGAAGGTATTGAAAAATCTGCAGGTAACTCCATTATCATCAAACCAAACCAGATCGGAACCCTGAGTGACACTTACAACACTGTTAACCTGGCCCGAACCAATGGTTACGTTCCTGTTGTATCCCACCGTTCAGGTGAAACTCCTGATGAAACCATAGCCCACCTGGCAGTAGCCTGGAGCTGTCCCATCATCAAAACCGGGGCACTGGGCGGGGAAAGAATAGCAAAACTCAACGAACTCATCAGAATTGAAGAGGAAATGAGCAATCCAGAAATGGCCGATATCAAATGGTAA
- a CDS encoding DNA-directed RNA polymerase subunit K — MASKKLNRFERARLIGARALQLSMGAKPMIDVTPDMDPIDIAVIELNKKVLPLDVRPM; from the coding sequence ATGGCAAGTAAAAAATTAAATCGTTTTGAAAGGGCCAGACTTATCGGTGCCCGAGCATTACAACTTTCCATGGGAGCAAAGCCAATGATCGATGTCACCCCAGATATGGACCCAATTGACATCGCAGTTATTGAGCTTAACAAAAAAGTACTCCCATTAGATGTTCGACCAATGTAA
- a CDS encoding DNA-directed RNA polymerase subunit N, which translates to MIPVRCLSCGKVISAYFEDFQKRTEMGEDPKEVLDDLGITKYCCRRMFIAHVEVW; encoded by the coding sequence ATGATTCCAGTAAGATGTTTGAGCTGTGGTAAGGTAATATCAGCCTACTTTGAAGATTTCCAGAAAAGGACTGAAATGGGAGAAGATCCCAAAGAAGTCCTGGATGATCTGGGAATCACCAAGTACTGTTGCCGGAGAATGTTCATCGCACATGTAGAAGTTTGGTAG
- a CDS encoding 30S ribosomal protein S9 → MKKVIHTSGKRKTAIARGKFRDGKGRIRINKQPVELYDPELARLKINEPLTLAGDLIDQVDIDVKVIGGGVMGQAEAARMVIAKGLVQWTGDIELKEKFNQYDRTMLVGDPRRSEPKKYGGPGARARRQKSYR, encoded by the coding sequence ATGAAGAAGGTTATTCACACCAGTGGAAAAAGAAAAACAGCCATTGCCCGGGGCAAATTCCGAGATGGTAAAGGTAGAATTCGAATCAACAAACAACCAGTGGAACTATACGACCCAGAACTGGCACGCCTTAAGATCAACGAACCACTAACCCTGGCTGGAGATCTAATCGACCAGGTGGACATAGATGTTAAAGTTATTGGTGGCGGAGTTATGGGACAGGCAGAAGCCGCCCGTATGGTAATTGCCAAAGGACTTGTACAGTGGACTGGAGACATTGAACTCAAAGAAAAGTTCAACCAGTACGACCGTACCATGCTGGTAGGTGACCCCCGAAGATCAGAACCCAAAAAATATGGTGGTCCCGGTGCCCGAGCCCGCAGGCAGAAGAGTTACCGATAA
- a CDS encoding 50S ribosomal protein L13 — MIIDGEGLVLGRLASTVSKKLLSGERVTVVNAEKIIISGNKDWAYAKYKQRLDRASISNPRRMGPKYPRRPDDIFRRTVRGMIPYKQPKGRVALKGLRVHVGVPMEFETEEINQLTEAQPKNITKSIELGKLSQLLGAKF, encoded by the coding sequence ATGATTATAGATGGAGAAGGACTCGTTCTGGGAAGACTGGCAAGTACAGTCAGTAAGAAACTTCTCTCAGGGGAACGGGTAACAGTTGTAAATGCAGAAAAGATTATCATATCTGGTAACAAGGATTGGGCATATGCCAAGTACAAACAGAGACTTGACCGGGCCAGTATATCCAACCCCAGACGAATGGGACCAAAATACCCACGAAGACCTGATGACATCTTCCGAAGAACTGTAAGGGGAATGATACCCTACAAACAGCCTAAAGGAAGAGTAGCATTAAAGGGCCTGCGAGTTCACGTAGGAGTACCTATGGAATTTGAAACTGAAGAAATTAATCAGTTAACAGAAGCACAACCCAAAAACATCACCAAGTCAATTGAACTGGGAAAATTATCCCAACTACTCGGAGCCAAATTCTAA
- a CDS encoding 50S ribosomal protein L18e — protein MKTNPQINQLIKILKEKARQEEAPIWRDLAKRLEKSTRSQAEVNLSRINRYTSDDEIILVPGKVLGSGALDHKVQVAALDFSQKAEDKIASAGGKCLDINLLLEENPTGSGVKIIQ, from the coding sequence ATGAAAACTAACCCCCAAATTAACCAACTCATTAAGATCCTCAAAGAAAAAGCCCGTCAGGAAGAAGCACCCATATGGAGGGACCTGGCAAAAAGGCTGGAAAAATCCACCCGCAGTCAGGCAGAGGTTAACCTTTCCCGGATAAACAGATACACCAGTGATGATGAAATAATACTGGTACCTGGAAAAGTCCTGGGAAGCGGAGCACTGGACCACAAAGTCCAAGTAGCAGCACTGGACTTCTCCCAGAAAGCAGAAGACAAAATAGCAAGTGCAGGTGGTAAATGCCTGGACATCAACCTTCTCCTGGAAGAGAATCCAACCGGAAGCGGAGTAAAAATTATTCAATAA
- a CDS encoding DNA-directed RNA polymerase subunit D, which yields MEIEIKNRENNHLIFTVDGVDVSMVNALRRISMVEVPTLAIETVEFLKNDARIFDEALAHRLGLVPLSTDTESMVMPEDCDCEGRCSRCSVSLILKGKGPKTLYSGDLKSEDSNIKPVLDTIPLVKLKEGEEVELEAIAQLGLGSDHAKWQPTTTSAYKHYPEITIDQDKCEACLDCVKECPRNVLEYDEKNNQITVVDLENCSMCRTCVKDCQNNAITVEIVEDKFIFRIETDGSLSPIEVLTRACDILSEKADKIVTFCEEGGS from the coding sequence ATGGAGATAGAAATTAAAAACAGGGAAAACAACCATTTAATCTTCACCGTGGATGGTGTGGATGTCAGCATGGTTAATGCCCTGCGCCGGATCTCTATGGTGGAAGTTCCCACATTGGCCATTGAAACCGTGGAGTTCTTAAAAAACGATGCACGTATATTTGACGAAGCATTGGCCCACCGACTGGGACTGGTACCCCTCAGCACTGATACAGAATCAATGGTAATGCCAGAAGACTGTGACTGTGAAGGGCGCTGCTCCCGCTGCAGTGTATCCCTCATCTTAAAAGGTAAAGGACCAAAAACACTCTATTCCGGGGACCTCAAATCAGAGGACTCCAATATAAAACCTGTCCTGGACACCATTCCACTGGTAAAACTCAAAGAAGGAGAAGAAGTGGAACTGGAAGCCATAGCACAGTTAGGATTAGGATCTGATCATGCTAAATGGCAACCCACCACCACCAGTGCGTATAAACATTACCCTGAAATCACAATTGATCAGGATAAATGCGAAGCATGCCTGGACTGTGTGAAGGAATGCCCCAGAAATGTTCTGGAATACGATGAAAAAAATAATCAGATAACAGTGGTGGACCTGGAAAACTGTTCCATGTGCAGAACCTGTGTGAAGGACTGCCAGAACAACGCCATTACCGTAGAAATTGTGGAGGATAAATTCATCTTCCGTATTGAAACCGATGGTTCACTATCTCCAATAGAAGTACTAACTCGCGCATGCGATATATTATCAGAAAAAGCTGATAAAATCGTTACTTTTTGTGAAGAAGGAGGAAGTTAA
- a CDS encoding 30S ribosomal protein S11, which translates to MAEKTKEKWGVANVYSSFNNTIITITDVTGAETISQWSGGKVVRADRQESSPFAAMEAASRAADDVKEKGIVGLHIKVRAPGGNGPRSPGPGAQATIRALARAGIKIGKIEDVTPIPHDGTGRPGGKRGRRV; encoded by the coding sequence ATGGCAGAAAAAACAAAAGAAAAATGGGGAGTAGCCAACGTTTACTCATCCTTTAACAACACCATCATCACCATCACCGATGTTACCGGAGCAGAAACCATCAGCCAGTGGTCTGGTGGTAAAGTTGTCCGCGCAGACAGACAGGAATCATCACCCTTTGCAGCAATGGAAGCAGCAAGTAGGGCAGCAGATGATGTTAAGGAAAAAGGAATAGTAGGTCTGCACATTAAAGTGCGAGCACCTGGTGGAAACGGACCACGCTCACCCGGACCTGGAGCACAGGCAACCATACGAGCACTGGCCCGTGCCGGAATAAAAATCGGAAAAATTGAAGATGTAACACCCATCCCCCACGATGGTACAGGAAGACCCGGTGGTAAAAGGGGTAGAAGGGTATAA
- a CDS encoding 30S ribosomal protein S4, whose product MGHPRKARKQYDTPSHPWNADRIKQENKLVQKYGLKNKKEVWKAETMVKRYRRDARELLGMSSEHNSTERQQLLNHLVTIGVLPENAKLEDVLDLTVEDVLRRRLQTVVHRKGLAYTAKEARVFVVHGHIAMNNRKIDSPSYLVKRGEEELIGYYPGSAVIKLKIPETPKKEKPKKEKPRRDSYRGRGRRNRR is encoded by the coding sequence ATGGGACATCCAAGAAAGGCAAGGAAACAATACGATACCCCTTCACACCCCTGGAATGCAGACCGCATAAAACAGGAAAACAAATTAGTTCAGAAATACGGCTTAAAAAACAAGAAAGAAGTTTGGAAAGCCGAAACTATGGTTAAAAGGTACAGGAGAGACGCCAGGGAATTACTGGGTATGTCCAGTGAACATAACTCCACTGAAAGACAACAGCTCCTGAACCACCTGGTAACCATAGGTGTACTACCAGAAAATGCTAAACTGGAAGATGTTCTGGACCTGACAGTGGAAGATGTGCTACGCCGCAGACTACAGACAGTGGTTCACAGGAAAGGACTGGCATACACCGCTAAAGAAGCACGAGTATTCGTGGTTCACGGACACATCGCCATGAACAACCGAAAAATCGACTCCCCCAGTTACCTGGTGAAAAGAGGAGAAGAAGAACTAATCGGATACTATCCAGGTTCAGCAGTTATAAAACTCAAAATCCCTGAAACACCTAAAAAGGAAAAACCTAAAAAGGAAAAACCAAGAAGGGACTCATATCGAGGAAGAGGAAGGAGAAATAGGAGATAA